The Candidatus Nitrosotalea sinensis genomic interval GTATGCATATTCTCACTTGGTGCAGTGATAAGACTTGTTGCTCCTCACATGAAAGACAAAAAGACAGATCCGGCAGTCATAGTAATTGATGATACTGCCAAATTTGTAATCAGTACACTCTCAGGCCACCTTGGCGGTGCAAACGAGTTGACAGAAAAAATAGCAAAGACTCTAGGAGCAACACCTGTGATTACTACTGCGGCAGATGTAAACAAGACAATTGCAGTAGACCTGGTAGGAAAGGAGTTCGGCTGGACAATAGATGAAAATTCTACAGTGACAAAGGTTAGCGCCTTTATGGTAAACGAAGAAAAAATTGGAGTCTTCCAAGATGCAGGAAGAAAGGACTGGTGGCTGCCCAACAAAGAACTTCCAAAAAATGTCCACATTTACAATTCACTTGACGAGATGGTAAATTCAGACTGTAAGGGATTTCTCATAATTTCAGACAAGATACTCCAAAACAAGGAACTAGACGGCCGTTCTGTGACATATAGGCCAAAAACACTGGTAGTAGGGGTCGGACTCCACTGGGATACCACAAAGGAGACCATAAGGGAGGGAATGGAGTTTTGCCTCTCCAAGTTCAAACTTAGTGCCAACTCTGTTGCCAAGTTTGCATCAATTAAAAAGGAAGCAGACGTAAAGGGATTACAGGAATTATCAAGGGAAATGAATGTGCCACTAGTATATTTTGACAAATCTGAATTAGCAACAATAACCATACCAAATCCATCAGATGTGGTACAGAGCTTTGAGGGCACTCCAAGTGTCTCAGAGGCATCTGCAATCAAGGCATCAGGAGGAGATTTAATAGTGCAAAAGCAAAAGTTTCCGCCAAACCTTACAATTGCAATAGCAAGGAGTACAACTTGAAGCGTGGAATTTTACTAATAGACAGAGGAAGCAAGGAGCAGGAGGCAGCCCAAGAGCTTGAAGTAATTTGCAAAGAGGTGCAAAAAAAAGGAGACTATGTCTTTGCAAATTACTGCTTTTTGGAGGTAAGGCCTCCGTATATCGAAGAAGGCATCAAAGAGGCTCTTAAAAACAAGATAGATTCTCTTACAATAGTTCCATACTTTTTGTATCCAGGAAAAAAAGTCAAGGCTGCAGTGACACAAGTAATGAAACACCAAGCAACCACAGACGTCAAGTTTCTTGTAACCAAACCCATGTCCATGCACATTACCCTTGTGAGACTTGTAGAAAACAGAATCAAGTCAGCTCTAGAAAAAGAAGGAGTAAAATTGCCAAACAACAAGGTAGATGTTCTTGTGATTGGCCATGGAAGCAAGGATCCAAATGCCAAGATCTCAATCAAGTACATAACAGATGAGCTTGCCAAGTCATACAGAAATGCAGATTATTGCTTTCTTGAAATAGAAGAACCAAACATAGAACAGGGAATAAAAATATGCAAGCAAAGGGATCCAGAGGTCCTGGTTGTTGTTTTTTACTTTTTGCATGAGGGTGCACATGTAAAAAGAGATATCAACGTAGATCTTGTGCCTGCACTAGAAAAACACAAGATGAAACAAGTATTGATAACACAGCACCTAGGCACTGATGAAAAAATGGTTGATCTTATAATTGAGAGAGCAGGAGAGGTAGAGAGATGATTACACAAAAGGGCCAATCCATAGAAGACAAGAGCATGGAAATAATAGACAGCGAGATTGGTTCCCACCCATATTCAGAAGACGAGTGGACAATAGTAAAAAGAATAATCCACTCTACTGCAGATTTTGATTTTGCACGAGCAAACAAGATTGTATTTCACAAGGATGCAATAAGCAGTGCTACAGATGCACTGCAAAAGGGATGCAACATCATAACAGACGTCAACGGCGTAATTGGAGGATTTAACAAGGATAACATGAAAAAATTTGGAAACCAAGTCATATGCAACATATCAGATGCTGCAGTAATTGAAGAAGCAAAAAAGCTCAACAAGACACGTGCCCAGACATCTATGAGGCTTGTAGCAAGACAGATGGACCATGGTGTTGTAGCAATAGGCAACGCTCCCACTGCCCTAACAGAAGTCATACAGATGATACGAGAAGGAATCACATCACCTGCACTTGTAATTGGCATTCCAGTAGGATTTGTCTGTGCAGTAGAATCAAAGGATGAATTGCGTACGCTAGATACACCATACATAACAAACATTGGCAGAAAAGGCGGAAGCCCATGCGCCTCTGCAATTGTCAATGCATTATACAAAATCATAGCAAAGAGATCTACCTGAGTAGCTTTTATTTTTTAGAATAAGAGATGCAGGATTTTACAAAATTATCAGCAACCGGCGAGCCTGCAAAATGTACATGCATGTAGGATGCAAGAGTATTGTATACGGCAAGCCCGTCCTTTTTGTCTTTGATTCCAATACCAGTTGACATCTCATATGCAAATTTAGAGTCCCTTGACAAAAGATCAATCTCAGAATAGTGAAACTCGTGTCCCTTGATCATGCCAGACAATGAAAATGGAGAACCAGGCCTGGCTTTGGCACTTGTATAATTTAGCTTTAAACTTTTCTCCATTATAGTCGTCGCGTCAAACAGACCGACCATCTTGAATTTTCCCGAGTCGTATTGTATAGAGTTGGTAAGATACATCAATCCCCCACATTCTGCATAAATTGGCATGCCATCCTGTGCAAGTTTTTTTACAATATTTTTCATGGCTTGATTTTTCTGCAACAGTGAGCCTTTCACCTCTGGAAATCCACCACCAATATAGATCCCATCACAATCAGGTATTTTGGTATCATGACATGGACTGAAAAATTCAAGTTTTGCCCCAAGACTTGATAATATATCCAGATTGTCTTGATAGTAGAAATTAAAGGACTCATCTAGTGCAACTGCTATTGTTGTTTTTGTTTTCTTTTTCTCTCTTGGAGAAACTTTTGGCAGAGACGAGGAATCCTTTGAGATCTTGATTATCTCATCTATTTCAATAAATTTGGAGACATGTCTTGCAACAGACTTGATCTTTTTTTCAAGATCTTTATTCTCAGGTACCGGAACCAGTCCAAGGTGTCTTGACTCTAGTTGAATAGTGTTATCTCTTGGAATGACACCAAGTATTGGCAGTCCAGTTTTTTTCATGGCATCCCTGCACAATGCTTCATGCCTTTTGCTTCCAATTTTGTTCAGTATTACGCCGCATATCCTAGAGTTTTTCTCAAATTTTACAAACCCCATGGCAGTTGCAGCAATAGAGCGGGCCGCCTTGCTTGCATCAAGTACAAGAATTACGTTTGATTTTACAATCTTGGCAACATCGTATGTACTTGCATAACTAGACTTGCCGTCAAATCCATCATAATATCCCATGACGCCCTCAATTACAGATAGATTTTGTTTTGAATTTTGTACAAAATTTTTCAAAACTCCTTTTTCTCCCATCATCCAGACATCAAGATTGCGGGCAGTTCTGCCTGAGACAGACGTCAAATAACTCGGATCTATAAAGTCAGGCCCAACCTTGAATGGCTGAACTGAGTACCCCCTGCTTTGAATTCCATGTATTATTGCACAAGTAATGGATGTCTTTCCTACACCGCTTGTAACACCTGCAAGAACAATTCTTGGTAGTTTCATGCCTCTTTATCATTGCCAGTGTTTTTGATTATTTGAAATAATTGCCGTAGAGCAAGCTTTGGATGGTGTGCTGCAAGCTTGAACATGTTTGCCATTCCAAAATCTGCCTTGATAAAGTCAAGAAATTCCTCTGCTGATAGCTCGTCAATTATTTCAAGCTCCTTGTCCCATTCAGAGTCACTAAGATCAAGCCACCTGTACTGGACCTTTATTGCAGATGCAATCTTGGAACCTATTGATTTTCGCATGGCATCTTCATAGGATTGCAATGATTTTCGTGATGTGTCCCCTTTGGACACACATTCTGCCCCAATATCTCCTGCTTTTCTGCCAAACTCTATGGCATATCTAATTCCTTCAAGCACTAGCGGGTTTGCCTGTCCGGCAGAATCTCCCACCATGATAAGGCCATCAGAGATTGTAGATTGGCGCAGCCCCTCATTTGGAATCAATCCATAATGAAACTCGATTGGAACAATTCTCCCTAGAGAATCAAGCGGTCTTGGTTTTTTTTGCACAAGCTCAACTAGCAACTTGCTTGCATCTGCCTGAGAATTTGGCTTGCCAACCCCCACTCCTATGCGCACTTTATTTTTACCAAGTGGAAACACCCATGCATATCCAGCAGGAGAATATTGCGAGCCCACCATAAGATGCCATGTGTCAGGAGTTACATTATCCACATACGCCTCATATTCTGCACCTGCCCCAAACCTCTTCCACGGGGGAACAATTCCAAGCGTTCTCCCAACAACAGAGTAAAAGCCACTTGCATCAATTACAAGTTTGGCGTCAAACTGTAACTCTTCTTTTAATGAGGTTGCCTTGACCCCAACCAGTCTTCCATTGTTTTGTATCACGTCAGTTGCGCTTGTTCGAAGAAAAATATCTGCACCTTTTGCTGCTGCCTCATATGCAAGAAACTGGTACGTCTTTCTCACATCAAGCACTGCCGCATGCGCAGTCTGGCCTTTTTTTATCACATAATTATTTGGAGAATAAAATGCATAGTTTCGTATTTCATTGTAACACTCTGCAGGAATTCCAAAAGATTGCGCTTCTTTTATCCACGTAACTCCACTTGTTCTTACATACTGTCCTATTGCTTCATCTCTTTCAAGTACAGCAACGCTGAGACCTTTTTTTGCTACACCCCATGCTGCAGAAAGCCCAGCAGGCCCGCCTCCCACTATAACAATATCATAACTATAATTTTTTACCATCCAATATCACCCAAATTTTTCTCATACAACATTATAAGCTGTGGTTTTAATCCCAATCTTTTTACCTAACACACAAAAATTGTTTGGCATTGACAAAAGGACTAGTCATAGTGTATACAGGAAAGGGCAAGGGAAAAACTACAGCAGCACTAGGTATGGCCCTTCGAGCAGTCGGATACAATCATAAAATTTGCATGATACAATTCATCAAGGGTTCCTGGCACTATGGCGAGATGACATCGTCAAAGAGACTAGAACCAGAGTTTGAGCTTACAGCAATTGGCAAGGGATTTGTAGGAATATTAGATGACAAGAGTCCCATTGAAGATCATAAAAAGATGGCAGAAGAGGCACTCAAGGTTGCAAAAGAAAAGATAACTTCCAAAATATACAATCTTGTAATACTAGATGAAATCAATTATGCACTAAACCTTGGATTGATAAATCTGCAAGATATTTTGGATGTAATTGCAGCCAGACCAGATGATGTCAACATAGTCCTTACCGGGAATCATGCAAGAGATGAAATCATTGAAAAAGCAGACCTTGTAACAGAGATGAGAGAAATAAAACATCCTTTCAAGTCAGGAATCAAAGCAAAGAAAGGAATTGACTTTTAGAAAATATACATATTTGTAAATTAACTATTCCAGTCACCAGCAACATTAAATTATGTACATCAGGTCTGAAAATCCATGACAACAACTGTACAAGACTTTCCAGAAGTTGGAGAGATTGTCATTGCAACAGTTACAAGGATAGTAGATCAGGGAGCCTATGTTTCCCTTGATGAATTTAACAATATTCAAGGATTCTTGCATGTTTCTGAGATTGCAACAGGTTGGATACGAAATGTGGGCAAGTTCCTCAAGATTGGAGAAAAAAAGGTCCTTCTTGTAAAGCGTGTCGACCCACGAAGATCTGAGATAGACCTATCACTAAAGCAGGTATCATCAGACCAAAAGAAAAAGAAACTCTTGGAGATAAAGCGAGGAGAAAAAGAAGACGCTCTAGTTGATAACCTCAAGTCTCGTGCAGGTTTATCCGAGTCAGAGATGGCTAAATTGGAAAATGTTCTAGTGGACAAGTTTGGCTCCATATATGACGCATTTTCAGAAGTTTCCGCCAAGGGTACAACAGTATTGGATGGCCTCAAGATTCCAGCAAAGGCACTTGAAGTAATTTCTGAGCTTGGTTCAAAAATTCAAGTTCCCCATGTTGAGATACGGGGAATCTTTGAGCTTACATGTAACAAGTCAAACGGCATAGAGATAATCAAAAATGCATTAATTGATGCAACCAAAGACAAAAAGGAGATATCTGTCACATACATTGGTGCTCCCAAGTATCGTATTTCACTTGAAGCCCCAAACTTTAAGGAAGCAGAAAAGGAACTCAAGCCAATCTTGGCCACAGTCCAGAATACAATTGAGAAAAAGGGTGGCACATTCAAATTTACAAGAGAAGAATCAAAGAAAACAAGAGAAGGCTAGAAAATGCACTTTCAGATGAGAAAATGTCCAGATTGTAAGAGATACACGCTAAAGGACCAGTGTCCCAAGTGCGGTCACCAGACAGTTACGGTACACCCAGGAAAATATTCTCCAGACGACAAGTATGCAAGATACCGTATATCAGACAGATACAAGTAAAATCACTGCTACGATATTATAACAGAATATTATTTGGTGCTATTGCCTGACTCGATTGTAATTGTTGACACTCGAGCAGAATCAGCATCGACAGGTTGAGAGTCAGAATTTGTCTTTAATGCAGCTATCTTGTCAACAACATCTTGGCCTGATATGACTTGACCAAACAATGTATACTGGTTGTTTAGCCACGGGGTATCATCAAGTGTGATAAAGAACTGGGAGCTTCCGCTGTTTACATCAGAGCCTCGCGCCATACCTACCATGTATTTTGTAAAGTTGACACTTGTGCTAAATTCAGGCGGGATGGTATATCCAGCATCTCCTAGTCCCCACGTGCTTCTTGAACCATTAATGGAATTTTTGTCTCCCCCTTGTATTACAAATCCTGGAACTATTCTGTGAAATACAGTTCCATCATAGAAACCAGATTGTGCTAGTTTTATGAAATTGGCAGTTGTCTTTGGTGCCACGTTATCTAGTAACTGGAATTTTATCTGTCCAAACTTGGTGTTAATCACTGCAATATTTCCTCCTGCAGGTGTGGTACTTGTTGGCTTGGTAATTACTTGGCTTGGCTGCGTTGTTTGCTGTGTGCCTGGCTTGTAATCAGGATTTACTTGGTATATCAAGACTTCAGAGAATACACCCGAGTCTTTTCTGTCAATGCTTGGTGAAGAGTATATCAGTCGTAGTGGTCCTGTGCCATCTGCAGGATATTTGATTGTCTTTGAGTAGATTGCAGTGTATCCGGTTGAATATGTTGGTGATTCATTATGGGTATTTGGATCGTAGTATGTAACAGTAGTAAATGGAAACATCTTTCCAAGCAATGTATTGTTCCAGAAATAGTCTGTAGGTGTAAAGGAATCATCCTGTAAGAACTTGGAAGAATCTAGGCCTCCTATCTTCATGAACCATTGTTTCTTGCTCTCATCTCCTCCACCGCCAAGAACGTATAGGTCTTGGTTGCCTGAAGTGAACTTTTGTCCTACCACATATACAAGTACATAGTTTGATCCAGAGTCTCGCAACATTTGCCATGCTTGGTCAGGAGAACTCAAGAGCATTCTTGCAATATTTGCAATTACATGAGTATCAATAGTGGCATTATCAGCAAGTGTCTTCCTATCTCCCAAAGTCTGCACCCAATATCCATAATCCCACCATGATGCAACTACAGAGTCTGTCGGTGTGTTATTTTTTAGCCAGCTCATTGCATTGGGCCAGTCGTCTGTTGCAATTGCAAAGTTTGAGCCTCCATTTAGTATGGTAGGTGGAGCTTTGGTCATTGTTATCCAATTTGCATTTACAGGATAAAGTGTAGGAACAAGCAATAAAGCAACAATTACTGCAACAAATGCAATCTTTGGAAGTCTTCCAAGCAATTCAGCCTTCTTTGTGGGTGCATCTTTCTTTCCTGCACCTTTCTTTGGTTCTGTCACACTAACTGGTTTTGTATCACGTCCTAGTATGTCGCCCACAAGAATTGCAAGTCCTATAGACGACAATATAATGACAGAAGTCGATGTAAGTAATTCGAGTCTAGAGAATGTAGAGCCAGAATATGCCCCAACCATACCAATTATCAAAGCAAAAACTATCATCTCATTTCTTACTGAAAACCTAGAGTTGCCGTCCCGTTTTCTAAAGACAAGCCATATGCCAAGGCCCGCAAACAGCATCAATACTGAAAAGTACGTAAAGTTTTGCGTAAGTGTTGGAGTGGCGTGTTCTGCAACCGAGTCAACAAGCGGGTCTTCAGAGGTAAGGAATGGGTTTACAGCGTTGAGGTAACGGAAACTCACAGTATGGAATGCACTTGATTCCATGATGACACCGCCAATTATTAGAAGGGCGACAAGAACCAACAGACTGTTTCGTACGCGGTGTTGTTCCTTGCTGTACTTTTGAACAAAAATTATTATCACAAGAAGTATGGCAGGCCCAATCATTGCAAGTCCACGTGCCCCAAATACAAATGACGGACCAGGTCTTGCAAACAACCCGCCTGCTATTGCCATTGTTACTGCAACAAACAATGGAACTGCCCACAGCAAAAAGTTGTGATCTTTTCGTATAAACGGTAATGCTACAAAGAATATTGCAAGCGGTATTAAGAAGAATTCAATTCCACCCCAGGATGCAAAGCCCACTGCAAGGAAGAATCCACCTCCAGATAGTTTTGCGATTGCTACTTTTTTGTTTTTAGATTTTAGTCCGCTAAGAAACAGGTATACTCCAAGCAGCCCATAAAACAAGCCAAGCGGTTCAGACTTGAACCAACCAATTGTTCCTCTTACTATGATTGGGGGAGACAAGGAAAAGAACAATGATGCAAACAATCCTGCACTTGTACCACCAAGTACGCGAACCAGAGCAAATACAACTATTGCAGTCATGGAACCAAATATCACAGGAAATAGTATGGTAAAGTCATAAAGGCTCATACCGCCGCCAAATATCTTGTACAATACCGCATCAGTTACATGCAATGGCACCTGTGCAGTACTATAGACATCTCTGCCTGTTGGATACCAACTCATGTCATCATGCCAATGAACGTATGCATCAAGACCATGATCTAGAAGATATTGTGTTGCACGATAATTGAAGAACGGGTCAAACTCGTTTAGTTGGAATCCATAATCTGCTGCCTGTGAGCGGACCATTACAGATATGGAAAATGATATTGCAAGAATTCCTATTATCAGCAGATGCTTGAGATGAAAATCAAAGTTTCGTACAGTGAATAGTTTGGCATCTTGTAACAAACCAGTTTTAAATGGAATTTTTTGGGTTTATAAATCCATGGAGATTAAACTGGAGTCTGTGCCATAGAGAGCTACTTTTCTTTCTCAAGTATTTGTATCTGGCATGACGTGACCATCTCTTTTAGGTCATCTGCATCTTTGCTGCTACCAACAATTGTACCATAGTGCATAGGTATTGCAATCTTGGGTTTTATCTTAGATATTGCCTGGGAAGCCTCTTTTGCAGTCATTACATATGTACCGCTTACAGGAACAAGAGCGATATCAGGCTGTATGTCAGTCATTTCTGGGATCAGGTCAGTATCTCCAGTGTGATATATTACAACATCTCCCATCTGTATTACAAAGCCAACCTTGTTGTCTTCTTTTGGATGAAATGGTTTTCTGGTGTCGGGGTTTATCTTGTCTAGATTGTAAGCAGGCACTGCACGTATCTTTGTGCCAAGTATTGTTTTTTCTTGACCTGGAAACATGCCAATTTTTTCCTTGAATGCAAATCCAGTTATCATATTGATGCATTCGTTTGCAGCAACTATCACAGTCTTTTCTGTGCAGACATTTTTTAGATCATCAACACTTAGATGATCAAAGTGATTGTGTGATACCAATACGAGATCGGCCTTGTCATGTTTTGTTATCTTGTATGGGTCTATGATTATTTTGATGTAATTATCTAGTACAAACGAGTCATGGCCTAGCCAGCGTATCTTGATGCCCTTGTATTCAAACACAAGACAAATTTCTTTCAACCAGAATTAAAGTTTACCCGGTTCAAGTATGATCTTATCATTTGACACAGAAAGAACTGAACCTCCACTTTGTTTTATCCTAGTCTTTAGCTTGGCATCAATTGTTGCCACAATTCCCCCATTTTTTTCTACATACAAGACTAGAGCATCATCAACAGACTTGCCAGATATTGATATTTTTGGAAAACTTTGTGTTATGCGCAACGCATTTTGTGCAGAGCTTTTTTTTTTATCATCATGCACCAGTCCTTCAAGTTCTTTTACAACCATGTCTGGCACAACATACTCTAGTGCACCAATCTCAGTTTCCACGCTAGAGATATTTTTTATTCTTTTAGAGGCAAGAATCATCAAAAAGCTAGAATCACAAACTATCTTAACCACTTGCTACACCAGCACCAATCAGTCGCCATCTCTCAGAAATTCTTCGACTTATTGCCACCTTGCTGTTTTCAAAAATACATACAGGTCTCTTGAATTGCAGCTCTACTGTCTTACCACGTACACTTGTTACTTTAGATAGCAAGGGTGCAGTTCCAAGACTTAGCCTCAATGATTCGCCTGTCTGTATTGCAGAGACTTTGATCTCCTCTCCAGAGCCTACTGCAGTGTCAAACAGATTTACCTCAATCTTTGCATTATAGGAATTTTCAGGAAGTGTACCTGGTTTGCCTATGACAGAGCCTATCAAGGAATCACTACGAGTCATCGCAGGATCTAATTTTGTTGCAAGTGCTATCAGTCCACCAGCTTTTACCTCTTTTACTATACCTGCACCTGTTCCAAGTGATGCAATCTCCGTAAAGATTGACTCGTATTTTCCAGTCTTTTCATTTGCAAGTCCTGGCTTTATCTCAATTTCATCTCCCACCTTAAACGTGCCCTGGATTATGCTTCCTCCAATGACTCCACCCTTGATGTCCTTTATTCTGGTTCCAGGCTTGTTGATATCAAATGATCTTAACACATGCATGACAGTATCCTTTTTGTCATCTCTCTCAGGTGTTGGTATGCTATCTTCAATTGCCCCAATTAGTGCATCTATGTTTAGTTTTGATTGGGCAGATATTGGAATGATTGGTGCCTTGGCAGCACTAGTCCCCTTGACAAACTTGGCAATGTCGGCATAGTTTTCCATTGCTTGCTCATATGACACCAGGTCAACCTTATTTTGTACAATGACAACCTGTTTTATCCCAAGTGTCTGTAATGCAAGAAGGTGTTCTTTTGTCTGAGGCTGCGGAACTTTTTCGTTTGCAGCAACAAGGAGCATTGCACCGTCTATCAATGCAGACCCAGAAAGCATGTTTGCCATAAGACTTTCATGTCCCGGACTATCTACAAAACTTACAACTCGTGAGAGCTCACTTTCTTTACCACAATTGTTGCATGTGGGTGTCACAGAATATCCAAGTGGTACTTCACAGCTTTTACACTTGTAAAATGCAGCATCGGCATATCCTACTTTGATTGTAATTCCTCGTTTTAATTCCTCACTATGTGCACTTGTCCACACACCGGTGAGAGCTTGAATTAGAGTGGTCTTTCCGTGGTCAACATGGCCAGCAGTTCCAATATTTACACATGGTTGATAACCGTATTTTTTTGTATACCATTCTGGAAGAGTTTCTTTCCAATGCACGCACAAACTAAAAAATGCGTAATATGTTAACCTATGCCTTTTTCTCTTCTGTCTCAGCTGGTTTTTCTTCTACCTTCAATTCTCCATCATAGAAACAGTTTAGCTGGTAGACTTCTTCTGATACAGTATTTCCTCGTACAAGTTTTCTAATTCTCTGGCCCTTTTCAGCTTCTCGCAGTCCAACTCCTTTTGATAGCATGATATATTTTCGAGCACCGCCGTGAATGTCTTCACGCAATGGCACTCCAGACTTGTCGCTACCGCCAGTTATCTTGAGCTTTCCTGCTTCTCCGACTAGAGCAGCATCAACCTCAGCACCTATTGTAAGGCCCAAGAATGGTCCTGCGTCCTTATCCTTTACCTCCTTGGTAATGGTTTTTCCCTTCTTATCGGATATGTTTAGCTTGAATGTGGCCAAGTAGTGAAAAAAATCTTTGAACTATTAATTAACGTTTGGGGCTTGATATGATACATTATCACTAAATCTTTTAAAAATGCAAAAACGTTTTTCGTTATATGACAGAGCAGATCAAGTGTCCTCGCTGTGACA includes:
- a CDS encoding cobalt-precorrin 5A hydrolase, whose product is MNKTAVLAITKNGIETALRLKNNFSTWKIFCPSKFFQNGKDIEWFEDSTTSKVQELFQNYDALVCIFSLGAVIRLVAPHMKDKKTDPAVIVIDDTAKFVISTLSGHLGGANELTEKIAKTLGATPVITTAADVNKTIAVDLVGKEFGWTIDENSTVTKVSAFMVNEEKIGVFQDAGRKDWWLPNKELPKNVHIYNSLDEMVNSDCKGFLIISDKILQNKELDGRSVTYRPKTLVVGVGLHWDTTKETIREGMEFCLSKFKLSANSVAKFASIKKEADVKGLQELSREMNVPLVYFDKSELATITIPNPSDVVQSFEGTPSVSEASAIKASGGDLIVQKQKFPPNLTIAIARSTT
- a CDS encoding sirohydrochlorin chelatase, coding for MKRGILLIDRGSKEQEAAQELEVICKEVQKKGDYVFANYCFLEVRPPYIEEGIKEALKNKIDSLTIVPYFLYPGKKVKAAVTQVMKHQATTDVKFLVTKPMSMHITLVRLVENRIKSALEKEGVKLPNNKVDVLVIGHGSKDPNAKISIKYITDELAKSYRNADYCFLEIEEPNIEQGIKICKQRDPEVLVVVFYFLHEGAHVKRDINVDLVPALEKHKMKQVLITQHLGTDEKMVDLIIERAGEVER
- a CDS encoding precorrin-8X methylmutase, giving the protein MITQKGQSIEDKSMEIIDSEIGSHPYSEDEWTIVKRIIHSTADFDFARANKIVFHKDAISSATDALQKGCNIITDVNGVIGGFNKDNMKKFGNQVICNISDAAVIEEAKKLNKTRAQTSMRLVARQMDHGVVAIGNAPTALTEVIQMIREGITSPALVIGIPVGFVCAVESKDELRTLDTPYITNIGRKGGSPCASAIVNALYKIIAKRST
- a CDS encoding cobyrinate a,c-diamide synthase, which codes for MKLPRIVLAGVTSGVGKTSITCAIIHGIQSRGYSVQPFKVGPDFIDPSYLTSVSGRTARNLDVWMMGEKGVLKNFVQNSKQNLSVIEGVMGYYDGFDGKSSYASTYDVAKIVKSNVILVLDASKAARSIAATAMGFVKFEKNSRICGVILNKIGSKRHEALCRDAMKKTGLPILGVIPRDNTIQLESRHLGLVPVPENKDLEKKIKSVARHVSKFIEIDEIIKISKDSSSLPKVSPREKKKTKTTIAVALDESFNFYYQDNLDILSSLGAKLEFFSPCHDTKIPDCDGIYIGGGFPEVKGSLLQKNQAMKNIVKKLAQDGMPIYAECGGLMYLTNSIQYDSGKFKMVGLFDATTIMEKSLKLNYTSAKARPGSPFSLSGMIKGHEFHYSEIDLLSRDSKFAYEMSTGIGIKDKKDGLAVYNTLASYMHVHFAGSPVADNFVKSCISYSKK
- a CDS encoding NAD(P)/FAD-dependent oxidoreductase, which produces MVKNYSYDIVIVGGGPAGLSAAWGVAKKGLSVAVLERDEAIGQYVRTSGVTWIKEAQSFGIPAECYNEIRNYAFYSPNNYVIKKGQTAHAAVLDVRKTYQFLAYEAAAKGADIFLRTSATDVIQNNGRLVGVKATSLKEELQFDAKLVIDASGFYSVVGRTLGIVPPWKRFGAGAEYEAYVDNVTPDTWHLMVGSQYSPAGYAWVFPLGKNKVRIGVGVGKPNSQADASKLLVELVQKKPRPLDSLGRIVPIEFHYGLIPNEGLRQSTISDGLIMVGDSAGQANPLVLEGIRYAIEFGRKAGDIGAECVSKGDTSRKSLQSYEDAMRKSIGSKIASAIKVQYRWLDLSDSEWDKELEIIDELSAEEFLDFIKADFGMANMFKLAAHHPKLALRQLFQIIKNTGNDKEA
- the cobO gene encoding cob(I)yrinic acid a,c-diamide adenosyltransferase, yielding MTKGLVIVYTGKGKGKTTAALGMALRAVGYNHKICMIQFIKGSWHYGEMTSSKRLEPEFELTAIGKGFVGILDDKSPIEDHKKMAEEALKVAKEKITSKIYNLVILDEINYALNLGLINLQDILDVIAARPDDVNIVLTGNHARDEIIEKADLVTEMREIKHPFKSGIKAKKGIDF
- a CDS encoding translation initiation factor IF-2 subunit alpha, producing MTTTVQDFPEVGEIVIATVTRIVDQGAYVSLDEFNNIQGFLHVSEIATGWIRNVGKFLKIGEKKVLLVKRVDPRRSEIDLSLKQVSSDQKKKKLLEIKRGEKEDALVDNLKSRAGLSESEMAKLENVLVDKFGSIYDAFSEVSAKGTTVLDGLKIPAKALEVISELGSKIQVPHVEIRGIFELTCNKSNGIEIIKNALIDATKDKKEISVTYIGAPKYRISLEAPNFKEAEKELKPILATVQNTIEKKGGTFKFTREESKKTREG
- a CDS encoding RNA-protein complex protein Nop10, yielding MHFQMRKCPDCKRYTLKDQCPKCGHQTVTVHPGKYSPDDKYARYRISDRYK
- a CDS encoding peptidylprolyl isomerase, which encodes MLQDAKLFTVRNFDFHLKHLLIIGILAISFSISVMVRSQAADYGFQLNEFDPFFNYRATQYLLDHGLDAYVHWHDDMSWYPTGRDVYSTAQVPLHVTDAVLYKIFGGGMSLYDFTILFPVIFGSMTAIVVFALVRVLGGTSAGLFASLFFSLSPPIIVRGTIGWFKSEPLGLFYGLLGVYLFLSGLKSKNKKVAIAKLSGGGFFLAVGFASWGGIEFFLIPLAIFFVALPFIRKDHNFLLWAVPLFVAVTMAIAGGLFARPGPSFVFGARGLAMIGPAILLVIIIFVQKYSKEQHRVRNSLLVLVALLIIGGVIMESSAFHTVSFRYLNAVNPFLTSEDPLVDSVAEHATPTLTQNFTYFSVLMLFAGLGIWLVFRKRDGNSRFSVRNEMIVFALIIGMVGAYSGSTFSRLELLTSTSVIILSSIGLAILVGDILGRDTKPVSVTEPKKGAGKKDAPTKKAELLGRLPKIAFVAVIVALLLVPTLYPVNANWITMTKAPPTILNGGSNFAIATDDWPNAMSWLKNNTPTDSVVASWWDYGYWVQTLGDRKTLADNATIDTHVIANIARMLLSSPDQAWQMLRDSGSNYVLVYVVGQKFTSGNQDLYVLGGGGDESKKQWFMKIGGLDSSKFLQDDSFTPTDYFWNNTLLGKMFPFTTVTYYDPNTHNESPTYSTGYTAIYSKTIKYPADGTGPLRLIYSSPSIDRKDSGVFSEVLIYQVNPDYKPGTQQTTQPSQVITKPTSTTPAGGNIAVINTKFGQIKFQLLDNVAPKTTANFIKLAQSGFYDGTVFHRIVPGFVIQGGDKNSINGSRSTWGLGDAGYTIPPEFSTSVNFTKYMVGMARGSDVNSGSSQFFITLDDTPWLNNQYTLFGQVISGQDVVDKIAALKTNSDSQPVDADSARVSTITIESGNSTK